Proteins co-encoded in one Cucurbita pepo subsp. pepo cultivar mu-cu-16 chromosome LG15, ASM280686v2, whole genome shotgun sequence genomic window:
- the LOC111811340 gene encoding ribose-phosphate pyrophosphokinase 1 isoform X3 has product MGLELGKINIKRFADGEIYVQLQESVRGCDVFLVQPTCPPANENLMELLIMIDACRRASAKNITAVIPYFGYARADRKTQGRESIAAKLVANIITEAGANRVLACDLHSGQSMGYFDISVDHVNCHPVILDYLASKRICSGDLVVVSPDVGGVARARAFAKKLSDAPLAIVDKRRHGHNVAEVMNLIGDVKGKVAVMVDDMIDTAGTITKGAELLHQEGAREVYACCSHAVFSPPAIERLSSGIFQEVIVTNTIPAPKTHFPQLTVLSIANLMGETIWRVHDDCSVSSIFL; this is encoded by the exons ATGGGGCTGGAGCTTGGAAAGATTAACATTAAGCGTTTTGCGGATGGCGAAATATATGTTCAATTGCAAGAGAGTGTTAGAGGATGTGATGTATTCCTAGTACAGCCTACCTGTCCCCCAGCCAATGAGAATCTTATGGAGCTTTTAATTATGATAGATGCTTGTAGGAGAGCCTCAGCCAAAAATATTACGGCTGTGATTCCGTATTTTGGATATGCTAGAGCTGATAGAAAG ACTCAAGGGCGTGAATCCATTGCTGCGAAGCTTGTTGCCAACATCATTACTGAAGCGGGTGCGAACCGTGTTCTTGCTTGTGATCTTCATTCTGGACAATCTATGGGTTACTTTGATATTTCTGTGGATCATGTAAATTGCCAT CCCGTGATTCTTGACTATCTTGCTAGCAAGAGGATTTGTTCTGGTGATTTGGTTGTGGTTTCTCCTGATGTTGGAGGAGTCGCCAGAGCACGCGCTTTTGCTAAAAAGCTGTCCGATGCACCTTTAGCTATAGTCGATAAGAGGCGTCATGGACACAATGTTGCCGAG GTAATGAACCTGATTGGTGATGTAAAAGGGAAGGTTGCAGTTATGGTTGATGACATGATTGACACAGCTG GAACTATTACAAAAGGGGCTGAACTGTTACATCAAGAGGGAGCTAGAGAAGTTTATGCTTGTTGCAGTCATGCTGTTTTCAG CCCCCCTGCCATTGAGAGGCTCTCCAGTGGCATCTTCCAAGAAGTGATCGTTACAAACACAATTCCAGCTCCCAAAACTCACTTCCCTCAGTTGACAGTCCTCTCGATCGCAAACTTGATGGGCGAAACCATTTGGCGTGTTCACGACGATTGTTCGGTGAGTAGCATTTTTCTATGA
- the LOC111811460 gene encoding pyruvate kinase isozyme G, chloroplastic-like isoform X1 encodes MATFYLSTGVPLLKSDSTRVADRLASCRNVSDAFGIEAKSGRMYVQSKQIALIRCSRIAEKQDVASYKGSLDTDQDISNSTFDHQSNGFPLSRMKLTTKSRRKTKIVCTIGPSTSSREMIWKLAEMGMNVARLNMSHGDHSTHQKTIDLVKEYNAQFKDKVIAIMLDTKGPEVRSGDVPKPILLKDGQEFNFTIKRGVSTEDTVSVNYDDFINDVEVGDSVLVDGGMISLTVKSKTNDLVNCVVIDGGELKSRRHLNVRGKSATLPSITDKDWDDIKFGVDNQVDFYAVSFVKDARVVHELKDYLKSCNADIHVIVKIESADSIPNLHSILSASDGAMVARGDLGAELPIEEVPLLQETIIKRCQSMQKPVIVATNMLESMIDHPTPTRAEVSDISIAVREGADAIMLSGETAHGKYPLKAVNVMHTVALRMESTLPVNSTTPNPLSVHKRHMGDMLAFHTTTMANTLKTPIIVFTRTGSMAILLSHYRPCSTIFAFTDDDRIKQRLVLYHGVMPIYMQFSSDAEETFSRALELLVDKGHVVDGDHVTLVQSGAQPIWRKESIHHIQVEERVACKEAPTLGSLCGDKCKAINPSLLYLSFSVLFCIY; translated from the exons ATGGCTACGTTTTATCTCTCTACGGGAGTGCCGCTACTGAAATCTGATTCTACCAGAGTTGCTGACCGCCTTGCATCGTGTAGAAACGTTTCTGATGCGTTTGGTATTGAAGCGAAGAGTGGAAGGATGTATGTGCAATCGAAACAAATCGCTTTGATTAGATGCTCGAGAATAGCCGAGAAGCAGGATGTTGCGTCGTATAAAGGCTCTCTGGACACT GATCAGGACATTTCGAACTCTACCTTTGATCATCAATCTAATGGATTCCCTCTTAGTAGGATGAAGTTAACCACGAAATCTAGAAGGAAAACTAAGATAGTCTGCACCATTGGTCCTTCCACAAGTTCACGTGAAATGATATGGAAATTGGCAGAGATGGGTATGAATGTGGCACGTTTAAACATGTCCCACGGTGATCATTCTACCCACCAGAAAACCATTGATTTGGTCAAGGAATATAACGCACAATTTAAAGACAAAGTTATAGCCATTATGCTTGACACAAAG GGCCCTGAGGTTCGAAGTGGAGATGTACCTAAACCAATCTTGCTCAAAGATGGACAAGAATTTAACTTCACAATCAAAAGAGGAGTCAGCACAGAAGACACTGTTAGTGTTAACTATGACGACTTTATAAATGATGTAGAAGTTGGCGATAGTGTGCTTGTTGATG GTGGAATGATCTCATTGACTGTTAAGTCGAAGACAAATGATTTGGTTAATTGTGTAGTCATTGATGGCGGCGAACTCAAATCAAGGCGCCATTTGAATGTTCGTGGAAAAAGTGCGACATTGCCTTCTATAACAG ACAAGGACTGGGATGATATAAAGTTTGGGGTGGATAATCAGGTTGATTTTTATGCTGTTTCTTTTGTAAAGGATGCTAGAGTGGTCCATGAGCTGAAAGACTATCTGAAAA GCTGTAATGCAGATATTCATGTGAttgtaaaaattgaaagtgCAGACTCAATACCTAATCTTCATTCAATACTTTCAGCATCAGATGGG GCAATGGTAGCTCGTGGAGACCTTGGGGCTGAACTTCCAATCGAGGAAGTTCCTTTATTGCAG GAAACTATTATCAAAAGGTGTCAGAGCATGCAGAAACCAGTTATTGTAGCAACAAACATGCTGGAAAGCATGATTGATCATCCCACACCAACTAGAGCTGAGGTTTCTGATATTTCTATTGCAGTACGAGAAGGTGCTGATGCAATCATGCTTTCAGGAGAAACTGCTCATGGAAA GTATCCATTGAAGGCTGTGAACGTGATGCACACCGTGGCTTTGAGGATGGAATCTACTCTTCCAGTTAATTCTACTACTCCAAATCCATTGAGTGTCCACAAG AGACATATGGGAGACATGCTTGCTTTCCATACCACCACTATGGCCAACACCCTTAAGACTCCTATCATCGTTTTCACAAGAACTGGCTCCATGGCTATCCTCTTGAGTCATTACAGGCCCTGCTCTACTATCTTTGCCTTCACTGACGA CGATAGGATCAAACAAAGGCTGGTGCTTTATCATGGGGTCATGCCCATTTACATGCAGTTTTCAAGTGATGCAGAAGAGACGTTCTCCAGAGCACTCGAGTTATTGGTG GATAAGGGTCACGTGGTAGATGGAGACCACGTTACGCTTGTACAAAGTGGAGCTCAACCAATTTGGCGGAAAGAATCTATTCACCACATTCAA GTGGAGGAGAGAGTAGCATGCAAGGAGGCTCCAACACTTGGCTCGTTGTGTGGTGACAAATGTAAGGCAATAAACCCATCCTTATTATATCTCtcattttctgttcttttctgTATTTATTAA
- the LOC111811460 gene encoding pyruvate kinase isozyme G, chloroplastic-like isoform X2 yields the protein MATFYLSTGVPLLKSDSTRVADRLASCRNVSDAFGIEAKSGRMYVQSKQIALIRCSRIAEKQDVASYKGSLDTDQDISNSTFDHQSNGFPLSRMKLTTKSRRKTKIVCTIGPSTSSREMIWKLAEMGMNVARLNMSHGDHSTHQKTIDLVKEYNAQFKDKVIAIMLDTKGPEVRSGDVPKPILLKDGQEFNFTIKRGVSTEDTVSVNYDDFINDVEVGDSVLVDGGMISLTVKSKTNDLVNCVVIDGGELKSRRHLNVRGKSATLPSITDKDWDDIKFGVDNQVDFYAVSFVKDARVVHELKDYLKSCNADIHVIVKIESADSIPNLHSILSASDGAMVARGDLGAELPIEEVPLLQETIIKRCQSMQKPVIVATNMLESMIDHPTPTRAEVSDISIAVREGADAIMLSGETAHGKYPLKAVNVMHTVALRMESTLPVNSTTPNPLSVHKRHMGDMLAFHTTTMANTLKTPIIVFTRTGSMAILLSHYRPCSTIFAFTDDDRIKQRLVLYHGVMPIYMQFSSDAEETFSRALELLVDKGHVVDGDHVTLVQSGAQPIWRKESIHHIQLLRLFFRNSLICRPSPMESMRQEKHSS from the exons ATGGCTACGTTTTATCTCTCTACGGGAGTGCCGCTACTGAAATCTGATTCTACCAGAGTTGCTGACCGCCTTGCATCGTGTAGAAACGTTTCTGATGCGTTTGGTATTGAAGCGAAGAGTGGAAGGATGTATGTGCAATCGAAACAAATCGCTTTGATTAGATGCTCGAGAATAGCCGAGAAGCAGGATGTTGCGTCGTATAAAGGCTCTCTGGACACT GATCAGGACATTTCGAACTCTACCTTTGATCATCAATCTAATGGATTCCCTCTTAGTAGGATGAAGTTAACCACGAAATCTAGAAGGAAAACTAAGATAGTCTGCACCATTGGTCCTTCCACAAGTTCACGTGAAATGATATGGAAATTGGCAGAGATGGGTATGAATGTGGCACGTTTAAACATGTCCCACGGTGATCATTCTACCCACCAGAAAACCATTGATTTGGTCAAGGAATATAACGCACAATTTAAAGACAAAGTTATAGCCATTATGCTTGACACAAAG GGCCCTGAGGTTCGAAGTGGAGATGTACCTAAACCAATCTTGCTCAAAGATGGACAAGAATTTAACTTCACAATCAAAAGAGGAGTCAGCACAGAAGACACTGTTAGTGTTAACTATGACGACTTTATAAATGATGTAGAAGTTGGCGATAGTGTGCTTGTTGATG GTGGAATGATCTCATTGACTGTTAAGTCGAAGACAAATGATTTGGTTAATTGTGTAGTCATTGATGGCGGCGAACTCAAATCAAGGCGCCATTTGAATGTTCGTGGAAAAAGTGCGACATTGCCTTCTATAACAG ACAAGGACTGGGATGATATAAAGTTTGGGGTGGATAATCAGGTTGATTTTTATGCTGTTTCTTTTGTAAAGGATGCTAGAGTGGTCCATGAGCTGAAAGACTATCTGAAAA GCTGTAATGCAGATATTCATGTGAttgtaaaaattgaaagtgCAGACTCAATACCTAATCTTCATTCAATACTTTCAGCATCAGATGGG GCAATGGTAGCTCGTGGAGACCTTGGGGCTGAACTTCCAATCGAGGAAGTTCCTTTATTGCAG GAAACTATTATCAAAAGGTGTCAGAGCATGCAGAAACCAGTTATTGTAGCAACAAACATGCTGGAAAGCATGATTGATCATCCCACACCAACTAGAGCTGAGGTTTCTGATATTTCTATTGCAGTACGAGAAGGTGCTGATGCAATCATGCTTTCAGGAGAAACTGCTCATGGAAA GTATCCATTGAAGGCTGTGAACGTGATGCACACCGTGGCTTTGAGGATGGAATCTACTCTTCCAGTTAATTCTACTACTCCAAATCCATTGAGTGTCCACAAG AGACATATGGGAGACATGCTTGCTTTCCATACCACCACTATGGCCAACACCCTTAAGACTCCTATCATCGTTTTCACAAGAACTGGCTCCATGGCTATCCTCTTGAGTCATTACAGGCCCTGCTCTACTATCTTTGCCTTCACTGACGA CGATAGGATCAAACAAAGGCTGGTGCTTTATCATGGGGTCATGCCCATTTACATGCAGTTTTCAAGTGATGCAGAAGAGACGTTCTCCAGAGCACTCGAGTTATTGGTG GATAAGGGTCACGTGGTAGATGGAGACCACGTTACGCTTGTACAAAGTGGAGCTCAACCAATTTGGCGGAAAGAATCTATTCACCACATTCAA CTATTAAGGTTATTCTTCCGGAACTCGCTCATTTGTCGTCCATCTCCCATGGAGTCAATGAGGCAAGAAAAGCACAGTTCTTAA
- the LOC111811460 gene encoding pyruvate kinase isozyme G, chloroplastic-like isoform X3, which yields MATFYLSTGVPLLKSDSTRVADRLASCRNVSDAFGIEAKSGRMYVQSKQIALIRCSRIAEKQDVASYKGSLDTDQDISNSTFDHQSNGFPLSRMKLTTKSRRKTKIVCTIGPSTSSREMIWKLAEMGMNVARLNMSHGDHSTHQKTIDLVKEYNAQFKDKVIAIMLDTKGPEVRSGDVPKPILLKDGQEFNFTIKRGVSTEDTVSVNYDDFINDVEVGDSVLVDGGMISLTVKSKTNDLVNCVVIDGGELKSRRHLNVRGKSATLPSITDKDWDDIKFGVDNQVDFYAVSFVKDARVVHELKDYLKSCNADIHVIVKIESADSIPNLHSILSASDGAMVARGDLGAELPIEEVPLLQETIIKRCQSMQKPVIVATNMLESMIDHPTPTRAEVSDISIAVREGADAIMLSGETAHGKYPLKAVNVMHTVALRMESTLPVNSTTPNPLSVHKRHMGDMLAFHTTTMANTLKTPIIVFTRTGSMAILLSHYRPCSTIFAFTDDDRIKQRLVLYHGVMPIYMQFSSDAEETFSRALELLVDKGHVVDGDHVTLVQSGAQPIWRKESIHHIQVRRILG from the exons ATGGCTACGTTTTATCTCTCTACGGGAGTGCCGCTACTGAAATCTGATTCTACCAGAGTTGCTGACCGCCTTGCATCGTGTAGAAACGTTTCTGATGCGTTTGGTATTGAAGCGAAGAGTGGAAGGATGTATGTGCAATCGAAACAAATCGCTTTGATTAGATGCTCGAGAATAGCCGAGAAGCAGGATGTTGCGTCGTATAAAGGCTCTCTGGACACT GATCAGGACATTTCGAACTCTACCTTTGATCATCAATCTAATGGATTCCCTCTTAGTAGGATGAAGTTAACCACGAAATCTAGAAGGAAAACTAAGATAGTCTGCACCATTGGTCCTTCCACAAGTTCACGTGAAATGATATGGAAATTGGCAGAGATGGGTATGAATGTGGCACGTTTAAACATGTCCCACGGTGATCATTCTACCCACCAGAAAACCATTGATTTGGTCAAGGAATATAACGCACAATTTAAAGACAAAGTTATAGCCATTATGCTTGACACAAAG GGCCCTGAGGTTCGAAGTGGAGATGTACCTAAACCAATCTTGCTCAAAGATGGACAAGAATTTAACTTCACAATCAAAAGAGGAGTCAGCACAGAAGACACTGTTAGTGTTAACTATGACGACTTTATAAATGATGTAGAAGTTGGCGATAGTGTGCTTGTTGATG GTGGAATGATCTCATTGACTGTTAAGTCGAAGACAAATGATTTGGTTAATTGTGTAGTCATTGATGGCGGCGAACTCAAATCAAGGCGCCATTTGAATGTTCGTGGAAAAAGTGCGACATTGCCTTCTATAACAG ACAAGGACTGGGATGATATAAAGTTTGGGGTGGATAATCAGGTTGATTTTTATGCTGTTTCTTTTGTAAAGGATGCTAGAGTGGTCCATGAGCTGAAAGACTATCTGAAAA GCTGTAATGCAGATATTCATGTGAttgtaaaaattgaaagtgCAGACTCAATACCTAATCTTCATTCAATACTTTCAGCATCAGATGGG GCAATGGTAGCTCGTGGAGACCTTGGGGCTGAACTTCCAATCGAGGAAGTTCCTTTATTGCAG GAAACTATTATCAAAAGGTGTCAGAGCATGCAGAAACCAGTTATTGTAGCAACAAACATGCTGGAAAGCATGATTGATCATCCCACACCAACTAGAGCTGAGGTTTCTGATATTTCTATTGCAGTACGAGAAGGTGCTGATGCAATCATGCTTTCAGGAGAAACTGCTCATGGAAA GTATCCATTGAAGGCTGTGAACGTGATGCACACCGTGGCTTTGAGGATGGAATCTACTCTTCCAGTTAATTCTACTACTCCAAATCCATTGAGTGTCCACAAG AGACATATGGGAGACATGCTTGCTTTCCATACCACCACTATGGCCAACACCCTTAAGACTCCTATCATCGTTTTCACAAGAACTGGCTCCATGGCTATCCTCTTGAGTCATTACAGGCCCTGCTCTACTATCTTTGCCTTCACTGACGA CGATAGGATCAAACAAAGGCTGGTGCTTTATCATGGGGTCATGCCCATTTACATGCAGTTTTCAAGTGATGCAGAAGAGACGTTCTCCAGAGCACTCGAGTTATTGGTG GATAAGGGTCACGTGGTAGATGGAGACCACGTTACGCTTGTACAAAGTGGAGCTCAACCAATTTGGCGGAAAGAATCTATTCACCACATTCAAGTACGTAGGATCCTAGGTTGA
- the LOC111811461 gene encoding protein NRT1/ PTR FAMILY 7.3-like, which translates to MACLGMICSENLKDGETKERDVCTLDGTVDWHGQPAIKSKSGGWVAGIIILLNQGLATLAFFGVGVNLVLFLTRVMQQNNADAANSVSKWTGTVYIFSLVGAFLSDSYWGRYKTCAVFQIIFVIGLASLSITSQLFLIKPKGCGNEDTPCESNSKLGNALFYLSIYLIALGNGGYQPNIATFGADQFDEEDSTEGHSKVAFFSYFYLALNLGSLFSNTILGYFEDGGLWALGFWVSTGSAFAALVLFLCGTPRYRHFKPSGNPLSRFCQVIVAAAKKSTVKMTPSEDELYNVDAKDCSVNRGRKILHTHGFKFLDRAAYISSRDLDNQERGIDNPWRLCPITQVEEVKCILRLLPIWLCTIIYSVVFTQMASLFVEQGAAMNTVVSNFHIPPASMSSFDILSVAFFIFLYRRVLDPLAGKLKKSDSKGITELQRMGIGLIIAVMAMVSAGIVECYRLKYAKGDCAHCEGSSSLSIFWQVPQYALIGASEVFMYVGQLEFFNAQTPDGLKSFGSALCMTSISLGNYVSSLLVTMVMKISTEDHMPGWIPGNLNRGHLDRFYFLLAGLTVIDFGVYILCAKWYKSIKLEGKCEENEDQELIKV; encoded by the exons ATGGCTTGCTTGGGGATGATTTGCAGTGAG AATTTGAAGGATGGTGAGACAAAAGAGAGGGATGTTTGTACTCTTGATGGGACCGTTGATTGGCATGGCCAACCtgcaatcaaatcaaaatctgGTGGATGGGTTGCTGGGATCATCATACTCT TGAATCAAGGACTTGCTACTCTTGCGTTCTTTGGAGTTGGTGTGAACCTGGTGCTGTTCCTGACAAGGGTTATGCAGCAAAACAATGCCGATGCAGCCAACAGTGTGAGCAAATGGACCGGGACAGTCTATATCTTCTCTCTTGTAGGGGCTTTCCTCAGTGATTCATACTGGGGAAGGTACAAAACTTGCGCCGTTTTTCAGATCATCTTTGTCATT GGCCTGGCTTCACTTTCCATAACATCACAGCTCTTCCTTATCAAACCAAAAGGCTGTGGGAATGAGGACACTCCATGCGagtcaaattcaaaattgggGAATGCATTGTTTTACCTCTCCATTTACCTTATTGCTCTGGGAAACGGGGGATATCAACCAAATATTGCCACATTTGGAGCAGACCAATTTGATGAAGAGGACTCCACAGAGGGGCACTCAAAAGTGGCCTTCTTTAGCTACTTTTACTTGGCGCTTAACTTAGGCTCTCTCTTCTCAAACACCATTTTAGGGTACTTTGAAGATGGAGGACTGTGGGCTCTGGGCTTCTGGGTGTCAACTGGCTCAGCTTTTGCAGCCttggttttgtttctttgtggAACTCCAAGGTACAGGCACTTCAAACCAAGTGGTAACCCTCTTTCAAGATTCTGCCAAGTCATTGTTGCTGCAGCTAAGAAATCAACGGTCAAGATGACACCAAGTGAAGATGAACTCTACAATGTTGATGCCAAGGACTGTTCAGTGAACCGTGGTAGAAAGATACTTCACACCCATGGATTCAA GTTTCTGGATAGGGCAGCCTATATCTCATCAAGAGATCTGGATAACCAAGAACGAGGCATTGACAATCCATGGCGCCTGTGTCCCATCACACAAGTGGAAGAGGTCAAGTGCATTTTAAGACTACTTCCTATCTGGCTCTGCACCATAATCTACTCCGTGGTCTTCACTCAAATGGCTTCCCTCTTTGTCGAGCAAGGCGCAGCCATGAACACTGTTGTTTCAAACTTCCATATCCCACCTGCAAGCATGTCGAGCTTCGACATTCTTAGTGTGGCATTTTTCATCTTCCTTTACCGACGAGTCCTAGACCCACTtgcaggaaaactcaaaaaatcaGATTCTAAAGGGATTACAGAGCTTCAGAGAATGGGAATTGGTCTCATCATAGCAGTGATGGCAATGGTTTCAGCAGGAATTGTAGAGTGTTATAGGCTAAAGTATGCCAAAGGCGACTGCGCACATTGTGAAGGCTCAAGCTCCTTAAGCATCTTTTGGCAGGTTCCACAGTATGCATTAATAGGAGCTTCCGAGGTCTTCATGTACGTGGGACAATTGGAGTTCTTCAATGCACAAACCCCAGACGGATTAAAAAGCTTTGGTAGTGCACTTTGTATGACATCAATCTCTTTGGGGAATTATGTCAGTAGTCTTCTGGTCACTATGGTTATGAAAATATCAACAGAGGATCACATGCCAGGATGGATTCCAGGAAACCTGAACAGAGGTCATCTAGATAGATTTTACTTCCTCTTAGCTGGATTGACAGTAATTGATTTTGGGGTGTACATTCTCTGTGCTAAATGGTACAAATCTATCAAATTGGAGGGCAAgtgtgaagaaaatgaagatcaGGAGCTCATCAAGGTCTGA